The Podospora bellae-mahoneyi strain CBS 112042 chromosome 7, whole genome shotgun sequence genome includes a window with the following:
- the TIF32 gene encoding eukaryotic translation initiation factor 3 subunit A (BUSCO:EOG0926112A; EggNog:ENOG503NU0R; COG:J), protein MPPPPHQKPENVLKRAHELIGVNQAPAALTLLHEHITSKRSRNVPITSLEPVMLLLVELSVEQKKGKLAKDALYQYKNIAQNTNVGTIELVLKKFIELAAEKVTAAQQKADEVQSSIEATTTSDNVEDLEASETPESILLATVSGEQSRDRTDRAIVTPWLKFLWEAYRTVLDILRNNARLELLYQSTAMQAFDFCLKYTRKTEFRRLCELLRNHVQTAAKYSAQMHAINLSDPDTLQRHLETRFQQLNVAVELELWQEAFRSVEDIHTLLNLSKRPPKNIMMANYYEKLTRIFLVGENYLFHAAAWSRYYNLLRQSAAIVAAGGKKSENPPTSEADLQKAATFVVLSALSIPVISTSRSRGAMVDFDEARKNKNSRLTHLLGMSQAPTRALLFRDALSKSLIRRCRPEIRDLYNILEVDFHPLSICKKISPILAKIGADEEMQKYIIPLQQVILTRLFQQLSQVYETVDLDFVESLAQFPEPFQVTRATIEKFIMNGNKKGDLAIRMDHATGVLSFDADVFSSAKAAHAGSSAGSAESETGSVQRLQSTPSQIVRSQLTRVAEVLYTTCQYIDPKFNEARIQARDAAFARAKAGAEKEHLEILARKEIIQKRKDKASEAQAARDKENARKKMVQEQLLQQAEAARLAEEQKLREAKRLANEREQIKRKEVESMLKDMKLEDLAGEDLDTLDSNKIRMIKLQQLEREKNTVAEKLRITGKRLDHLERAFRKEEAKKLPEDYAKQRERDLKAYELTKAQTLKEAEEKHKADVEIKHRLSRLMPFYESFRSNLHERRRDEFEKRRRDADRELEKMINARKKEYRDRKIREKREREEKERALREAEERAAREKEEEERRKEAKKEEMARIKEEREKEREKAREAQARQQQREEEAMARRKAEKAADTAPHIRREIPPVEGPSAAGPPRIALAGNRPSWREREAAKAAGGAPLDPAAAAPPPARAPPVERTDSNERPPAAGGPPRLALAGKTGGSSWREREAARAAGGGAPIPERPAPQGRVSSGRGGAPIEREGSGRGEPAKDGATPEPLKASGAPGKYVPKWRRDNA, encoded by the exons ATG cctcccccaccccatcagAAGCCCGAGAATGTTCTCAAGAGGGCCCACGAACTCATCGGAGTTAACCAGGCCCCCGcggccctcaccctcctccacgagCACATCACATCGAAGCGGTCTCGCAATGTCCCCATCACATCGTTGGAGCCTGTGATGCTCCTGTTGGTCGAGCTCTCGGTCGAacagaagaagggcaagctCGCCAAGGATGCTCTCTACCAGTACAAGAATATTGCTCAGAACACCAATGTTGGCACGATCGAG CTTGTTCTCAAGAAGTTCATCGAGTTGGCTGCCGAAAAGGTCACCGCTGCTCAGCAAAAGGCCGACGAGGTTCAGTCCAGCATCGAGGCGACCACCACTTCCGACAACGTTGAGGATCTCGAGGCCAGCGAGACCCCCGAGTCCATCCTCTTGGCCACCGTCTCCGGCGAGCAATCCCGCGATCGTACCGACCGTGCCATTGTCACCCCCTGGTTAAAGTTCCTGTGGGAGGCGTACCGCACAGTTCTGGACATTCTCCGCAACAATGCTCGTCTCGAGTTGCTCTACCAGAGCACTGCCATGCAGGCGTTCGACTTCTGCCTCAAGTACACCCGCAAGACCGAGTTCCGCCGTCTTTGCGAGCTTCTCCGCAACCATGTCCAAACTGCTGCCAAGTACTCGGCTCAAATGCATGCCATCAACTTGAGCGACCCGGATACCCTGCAGCGCCACCTCGAGACTCGTTTCCAGCAACTTAACGTGGCGGTCGAGCTTGAGCTCTGGCAGGAGGCTTTCCGCAGTGTTGAGGAcatccacaccctcctcaacctgaGCAAGCGCCCCCCCAAGAACATCATGATGGCCAACTACTACGAGAAGCTCACCCGtatcttcctcgtcggcgAGAACTACCTGTTCCACGCCGCTGCCTGGTCCCGCTATTATAACTTGCTCCGCCAGTCTGCTGCCATTGTTGCGGCTGGTGGCAAGAAGTCCGAGAACCCCCCAACCAGCGAGGCTGATCTCCAGAAGGCTGCCACTTTCGTCGTTCTCTCGGCCCTGTCCATTCCCGTCATCAGcacctcccgctcccgcgGTGCCATGGTCGACTTCGACGAGGCTCGCAAGAACAAGAACTCGCGTCTCActcacctcctcggcatgTCTCAGGCCCCTACCCGTGCGCTCCTCTTCCGTGATGCTCTGTCCAAGTCTTTGatccgccgctgccgccccgAGATCCGCGACCTCTACAACATTCTCGAGGTCGACTTCCATCCCCTCTCGATTTGCAAGAAGATCTCCCCCATCTTGGCCAAGATTGGggctgatgaggagatgCAAAAGTACATCATTCCTCTTCAGCAGGTCATCCTCACTCGTCTCTTCCAGCAGCTTTCTCAGGTGTACGAGACTGTCGACCTGGACTTTGTCGAGTCCCTAGCTCAGTTCCCCGAGCCTTTCCAGGTTACCCGCGCCACGATTGAGAAGTTCATCATGAACGGTAACAAGAAGGGCGATCTCGCCATCCGCATGGACCATGCTACCGGTGTCCTTAGTTTCGATGCCGAtgtcttctcctccgccaaggCTGCCCACGCTGGTTCCTCTGCCGGCTCTGCTGAAAGCGAGACTGGCTCCGTTCAGCGTCTCCAGAGCACTCCTTCCCAGATTGTGCGCTCTCAGCTCACCCGCGTCGCCGAGGTTCTTTACACCACATGCCAGTACATTGATCCCAAGTTCAACGAGGCCCGCATCCAGGCTCGCGATGCTGCTTTCGCTCGTGCCAAGGCTGGTGCTGAGAAGGAGCACCTCGAGATCCTCGCCAGAAAGGAGATTATTCAGAAGCGCAAGGACAAGGCCTCTGAGGCTCAGGCCGCCCGGGATAAGGAGAACGCTCGCAAGAAGATGGTTCAggagcagcttctccagcaaGCCGAGGCTGCCCGTTTGgctgaggagcagaagcTTCGTGAAGCTAAGCGTCTCGCCAACGAACGGGAGCAGATCAAGCGCAAGGAGGTCGAGAGCATGCTCAAGGATATGAAGCTTGAGGATCTGGCTGGTGAGGACCTCGATACCCTGGACAGCAACAAGATCCGCATGATCAAGCTGCAGCAGCTTGAACGTGAGAAGAACACGGTTGCCGAGAAGCTCCGCATCACCGGCAAGCGTCTTGACCACTTGGAGCGTGCTTTCAGAAAGGAGGAGGCTAAGAAACTCCCCGAGGACTATGCTAAGCAGCGCGAGCGTGATCTCAAGGCCTATGAGTTGACCAAGGCCCAAACTCtcaaggaggctgaggagaagcACAAGGCTGACGTCGAGATCAAGCACCGCCTGTCTCGCCTGATGCCATTCTACGAGTCATTCAGATCTAACCTCCACGAGCGCCGCCGCGACGAGTTTGAGAAGAGACGTCGTGATGCCGACCGcgagttggagaagatgatCAATGCTCGCAAGAAGGAGTACCGCGATCGCAAGATCCGCGAGAAGAGGGAGcgtgaggagaaggagcgtgCCCTCCGTGAGGCCGAGGAGCGTGCCGCcagggagaaggaagaggaggagaggagaaaggaggccaagaaggaggagatggccagAATCAAGGAGGAACGCGAGAAGGAGCGCGAGAAGGCTCGCGAGGCCCAGGCCCGCCAGCAACAacgcgaggaggaagccatggCCCGTcgcaaggccgagaaggctgccgACACTGCTCCTCATATCCGCCGGGAGATTCCACCAGTGGAGGGCCCCTCGGCCGCCGGCCCCCCCCGTATTGCCCTTGCCGGCAACAGACCCAGCTGGAGAGAACGCGAAGCGGCCAAagctgccggtggtgccCCACTAGAccccgctgccgccgctcctcctccggccaGAGCTCCTCCTGTCGAGCGGACCGACTCCAACGAGCGCCCTCCTGCCGCTGGTGGTCCTCCCCGCCTCGCCCTTGCTGGCAAGACTGGAGGCTCCAGCTGGCGTGAGAGAGAGGCTGCTAGAgctgctggcggcggtgctCCCATTCCCGAGCGCCCTGCTCCTCAAGGCAGAGTGTCTTCTGGTCGCGGTGGTGCCCCCATTGAGAGGGAAGGTTCCGGCCGTGGTGAGCCTGCCAAGGATGGTGCTACTcctgagcccctgaaagCTAGCGGCGCTCCGGGCAAGTATGTTCCCAAGTGGCGGAGAGATAATGCTTAA